A window from Acidobacteriota bacterium encodes these proteins:
- a CDS encoding PAS domain S-box protein has product MRTILDTILDGLLTVDESGVLLSFNRAAERIFGYEAEEILGRNVSVLMAEPHRSAHDGYLRRYLEEGDAHVIGRLLTLEGLRKDGTVFPMDLTVTEMEVGGRRAFVGLCRDATDRLRAEEDLRLSEERFRKLVQNAMDFLAVLDEEGVIRYANPAAETILGYSLQALEGASLLEILHPDDVGPIRSVLQGAARTDGEVFFANFRIRRPDGRYAILESLGTNLLRDPAIRGLVLNAKDLTESQRAVENLRLFHRALSSSRNGVVITDPSQPDNPIIFVNSAFERMTGYSVSEAAGRNCRFLHGKDADQPGLEEIRRAVRERREGSAVLRNYRKDGTPFWNELQIFPVRDDFGTVTHFVGIQNDISERVAAEEALRRSETQFKAIFDASPVGIALVDAEGRPFASNPALCEMLGYTAEELRGLTFADFTDARDLYLDLKFFRGLMAGQREGYRMEKRYVRKDGTVFWGALNVALARGLKGEPLFAIGMVADVTQRREAESAMRNRDAVLEASSAAAERLLRGEDWSRSIGGALERLGQALQVGSAALYEKPSAECRAERRAMWFDPDACGSPHDQPPPVCRPEWLPRAWVEGLEAGEAKSASPADASGGFPADSPWQGRSIAFLPIFAGREWWGILVLAEHRQVRRWSLAELDVFKTFAGTLGAAIQRQRDLAALQESEGRTRSLIDNMLGGLVSLQKDGVIEMVNPAAERIFGYSREEMVGRHVSQLIAVPEGEDPGDFFRRALVQALGRVTEWEAIRKGGEIFPVELSLFEFRSPAGRRYAGSIQDISQRREVDRLKKEFVSTVSHELRTPLTSIRGSLGLLQGGVAGEMPAQARALVDIALKNSERLVRLINDILDMEKIEAGRMAFDLRDSDLAALLHQAVEANRGFAHQYGQTIALETPPAHGTLLVRVDVDRFQQVVTNLLSNAIKFSPENGTVSLRAEPSGRRVRVSVTDRGPGIPEAFRSKIFGKFAQADSSDTRKKGGTGLGLSIAKAIVEKMGGSMDFTTEEGKGTTFFFDLPLLAPADSTSLPDGQGTPATPPAGSERPLILHVEDDPDVLEVVRGIVCEIADVVSARSLEEARRLLDESSFQLVLLDLTLPDGGGAELLPELRDRSVPALVFSAEDRALEMPPAVAGFLVKGATSNENLRQAVEDALARGKPIRRPDP; this is encoded by the coding sequence GTGCGGACCATTCTCGACACGATCCTCGACGGTCTCCTGACCGTGGACGAAAGCGGCGTCCTCCTCTCGTTCAACCGGGCCGCCGAGAGAATCTTCGGGTACGAAGCCGAGGAAATCCTGGGGCGAAACGTCTCCGTCCTCATGGCCGAGCCGCACCGGAGCGCCCACGACGGATACCTCCGCCGGTACCTGGAAGAGGGCGACGCCCACGTCATCGGCCGGCTCCTGACCCTGGAAGGGCTCCGGAAGGACGGAACCGTCTTCCCCATGGACCTCACCGTGACCGAGATGGAAGTGGGCGGCCGGCGAGCCTTCGTGGGCCTCTGCCGGGACGCCACGGACCGCCTGCGGGCGGAGGAGGACCTCCGGCTCAGCGAGGAGCGCTTTCGGAAACTCGTGCAGAACGCCATGGACTTCTTGGCCGTCCTGGACGAAGAGGGAGTCATCCGGTACGCCAACCCGGCCGCCGAGACGATCCTGGGCTATTCCCTCCAGGCCCTCGAAGGGGCTTCTCTCCTGGAGATCCTCCATCCGGACGACGTGGGTCCCATCCGGTCCGTTCTTCAGGGCGCGGCGCGGACCGACGGAGAAGTGTTCTTCGCCAATTTCCGCATCCGAAGGCCCGACGGGCGCTACGCCATCCTGGAATCCCTGGGGACGAATCTCCTCAGGGACCCCGCCATCCGGGGGCTCGTCCTCAACGCCAAGGACCTGACCGAATCCCAGCGGGCCGTCGAAAACCTGAGGCTCTTCCACAGGGCCCTCTCTTCGAGCCGCAACGGAGTGGTGATCACGGACCCCTCCCAGCCGGACAACCCGATCATCTTCGTGAATTCGGCCTTCGAGCGGATGACGGGGTACAGCGTGTCGGAGGCGGCGGGGCGCAACTGCCGTTTCCTTCACGGGAAGGACGCGGACCAGCCCGGTCTGGAGGAGATCCGGAGGGCCGTGCGCGAAAGGCGCGAGGGCTCGGCGGTCCTGCGCAACTACCGAAAGGACGGCACCCCCTTCTGGAATGAGCTCCAGATCTTCCCGGTCCGGGACGACTTCGGAACGGTGACCCACTTCGTGGGCATTCAAAACGACATCTCCGAGCGGGTGGCCGCCGAAGAAGCCCTGCGCCGCAGCGAGACTCAATTCAAGGCCATTTTCGACGCCTCCCCCGTGGGCATCGCCCTGGTGGACGCGGAGGGACGTCCCTTCGCGAGCAACCCGGCCCTGTGCGAGATGCTGGGGTACACGGCGGAGGAGCTTCGAGGCCTCACCTTCGCCGACTTCACGGACGCCCGGGATCTGTACCTCGACCTGAAGTTCTTCCGCGGCCTCATGGCCGGGCAGAGGGAGGGGTACCGGATGGAGAAGCGGTACGTCCGGAAGGACGGAACGGTCTTCTGGGGAGCCCTGAACGTGGCCCTGGCACGGGGATTGAAAGGAGAGCCGCTCTTCGCCATCGGCATGGTGGCCGACGTGACCCAGCGCCGCGAAGCCGAATCGGCCATGCGCAACCGGGACGCGGTGCTCGAGGCCTCCAGCGCCGCCGCGGAACGCCTCCTTCGGGGAGAGGACTGGAGCCGGAGCATCGGAGGAGCGCTGGAGAGGCTTGGCCAGGCTCTCCAGGTCGGGTCCGCCGCCCTCTACGAGAAGCCCTCCGCCGAATGCCGGGCCGAGCGGCGGGCCATGTGGTTCGATCCGGACGCCTGCGGGTCCCCCCACGACCAGCCGCCCCCGGTGTGCCGTCCCGAATGGCTGCCGCGTGCCTGGGTCGAGGGGCTGGAGGCGGGGGAGGCGAAGTCGGCGTCTCCGGCGGACGCCTCCGGGGGCTTCCCTGCCGACTCGCCCTGGCAGGGCCGCTCCATCGCCTTCCTCCCCATTTTCGCCGGGCGCGAATGGTGGGGGATTCTCGTCCTCGCGGAGCACCGCCAGGTCCGGCGATGGTCCCTCGCCGAACTGGACGTCTTCAAGACCTTCGCCGGAACGCTGGGCGCGGCCATCCAGCGGCAGCGGGACCTGGCGGCCCTGCAGGAGAGCGAAGGGCGGACCCGGAGCCTCATCGACAACATGCTCGGGGGGCTCGTCTCCCTCCAGAAGGACGGTGTGATCGAAATGGTCAACCCCGCGGCGGAACGGATCTTCGGTTACTCGCGGGAGGAGATGGTGGGCCGGCACGTGAGCCAACTCATCGCCGTGCCCGAGGGGGAGGATCCCGGCGACTTCTTCCGCAGGGCCTTGGTTCAGGCCCTCGGCCGGGTGACCGAATGGGAGGCCATTCGAAAGGGTGGGGAGATCTTTCCCGTGGAACTCTCTCTCTTCGAGTTCCGGTCCCCGGCGGGGCGGCGGTACGCCGGCAGCATCCAGGACATTTCCCAGCGCCGCGAGGTGGACCGGCTGAAGAAAGAATTCGTCTCCACGGTGAGCCACGAACTCCGCACGCCCCTGACCTCCATCCGCGGCTCCCTCGGCCTCCTGCAGGGGGGGGTGGCGGGGGAAATGCCCGCCCAGGCCCGAGCCCTGGTGGACATCGCCCTCAAGAACAGCGAGCGGCTGGTGCGCCTCATCAACGACATCCTGGACATGGAGAAGATCGAGGCGGGGCGCATGGCCTTCGACCTGCGGGATTCGGACCTGGCCGCCCTCCTCCACCAGGCCGTGGAAGCAAACCGCGGCTTCGCTCACCAGTACGGACAGACCATCGCCCTCGAAACGCCTCCCGCCCACGGAACCCTCCTGGTAAGGGTGGACGTGGACCGGTTTCAGCAAGTGGTCACGAACCTCCTGTCGAACGCCATCAAGTTCTCCCCCGAGAACGGGACCGTTTCCCTACGAGCCGAACCGAGCGGCCGCCGCGTGCGGGTGTCCGTCACGGACCGGGGCCCGGGAATCCCCGAAGCCTTCCGATCCAAGATATTCGGCAAGTTCGCCCAGGCCGACTCCTCGGATACCCGCAAGAAGGGGGGCACGGGGCTCGGCCTCTCCATTGCCAAGGCCATCGTGGAAAAAATGGGTGGGAGCATGGACTTCACCACCGAAGAGGGAAAGGGCACGACCTTCTTTTTCGACCTGCCCCTTCTCGCCCCCGCCGATTCCACATCCCTCCCCGACGGACAGGGGACGCCGGCGACTCCTCCAGCGGGATCCGAACGCCCGCTCATTTTGCACGTGGAGGACGACCCGGACGTCCTGGAGGTGGTCCGGGGCATCGTCTGCGAGATCGCGGACGTCGTGTCCGCGCGGTCGCTGGAGGAAGCCCGCCGGCTTCTCGACGAGTCTTCCTTCCAGCTCGTCCTGCTGGATCTGACCCTTCCCGACGGAGGGGGCGCGGAGCTTCTGCCCGAATTGAGGGACC
- a CDS encoding DUF5684 domain-containing protein: protein MTDDQQALALVTGVWGGICCFWLVFYLYFSLCLYKIAQKTGVQNAWMAWIPILQIVPLLEAGGKPIWWILLLLVPLLNLVIGIILWMAVAERRGKPAWVGILILVPFVGIFVPAYLAFSE, encoded by the coding sequence ATGACCGACGACCAGCAGGCCTTGGCGTTGGTGACGGGGGTGTGGGGCGGGATCTGCTGTTTCTGGCTGGTCTTCTACCTGTACTTCTCCCTGTGCCTGTACAAGATCGCTCAGAAGACGGGGGTGCAGAACGCCTGGATGGCCTGGATCCCCATCCTCCAGATCGTTCCCCTTCTGGAAGCCGGCGGGAAGCCGATCTGGTGGATCCTCCTGCTCCTTGTGCCCCTGCTCAACCTCGTCATCGGGATCATCCTCTGGATGGCGGTGGCCGAGCGCAGGGGGAAGCCCGCGTGGGTGGGGATCCTGATCCTCGTGCCCTTCGTGGGGATCTTCGTCCCCGCCTACCTCGCCTTCAGCGAATAG
- a CDS encoding peptide MFS transporter: MEKPKHPKGLYVLFFTEMWERFGFYTMLAIFTLYLDEYFHFASPGAIYGGYLAVVYFTPIAGGWVADRLLGFRKTILLGAVLLAMGYGLLAVKFPETSSVEQSVAAAEQAHAQAVADWQARGAAAARAGQPFSEPTPEYEGPGRTAGRPLFFLALLLLVCGNGLFKPNISVMVGNLYEDGNPLKDSAFNIFYMGINIGAFFAPLAAAALRNTMGWWWAFAAASSGMVVSLLIFVLFKRHVEHAEIGRHTDSLVKGPEMTRAQELSRVFALLAIYAIVILFWMAFHQNGFTMTLWARDSTGPIGGFKIPAEAFSAANAFFVVTLTPLVVWFWGRLRARGLEPSTPAKMGIGMLLTASAFAILGLAGKMGGDYGQVSPLWLVAAYAVVTLGELNLSPMGLAFCSKVAPPRLRGLMMGMWFGATACGNYLAGGVEPLWDRWPHSTFFFFLVATSLFAALLLRLVLKKVNAAAAA; encoded by the coding sequence ATGGAGAAGCCGAAGCATCCCAAGGGACTGTACGTGCTCTTCTTCACCGAAATGTGGGAGCGGTTCGGCTTCTACACGATGCTCGCCATCTTCACGCTGTACCTGGACGAGTATTTCCACTTCGCGAGCCCCGGGGCCATCTACGGCGGTTACCTGGCGGTGGTCTACTTCACCCCCATCGCCGGGGGATGGGTGGCCGACCGGCTCCTGGGTTTCCGAAAGACGATCCTTCTGGGAGCCGTTCTGCTCGCCATGGGCTACGGTCTGCTGGCGGTGAAGTTCCCCGAGACTTCGTCCGTGGAGCAATCGGTGGCGGCGGCCGAGCAGGCCCACGCCCAGGCGGTGGCCGACTGGCAGGCCCGAGGCGCCGCGGCGGCCCGGGCGGGTCAGCCCTTCAGTGAACCCACGCCCGAATATGAAGGCCCCGGGCGCACGGCGGGACGGCCCCTCTTCTTCCTGGCCCTCCTGCTTCTGGTCTGCGGAAACGGGCTCTTCAAGCCGAACATCTCGGTCATGGTGGGGAACCTGTACGAGGACGGCAATCCCTTAAAGGACTCGGCCTTCAACATCTTCTACATGGGGATCAACATCGGGGCCTTCTTCGCCCCCCTCGCGGCGGCGGCGCTGAGAAACACGATGGGCTGGTGGTGGGCTTTCGCCGCCGCCTCCTCGGGGATGGTCGTCTCCCTCCTGATTTTCGTCCTCTTCAAGCGCCACGTGGAGCACGCCGAAATCGGCCGCCACACCGACTCCCTCGTGAAGGGCCCGGAGATGACTAGGGCCCAGGAGTTGAGCCGCGTCTTCGCCCTCCTGGCCATTTACGCCATCGTGATTCTCTTCTGGATGGCCTTCCACCAGAACGGCTTCACGATGACCCTCTGGGCGCGGGACAGCACGGGACCCATCGGGGGCTTCAAGATCCCCGCGGAGGCCTTCTCGGCCGCCAACGCCTTTTTCGTGGTGACGCTGACGCCCCTCGTGGTGTGGTTCTGGGGACGCCTGAGGGCCCGAGGCCTGGAGCCTTCCACGCCCGCAAAAATGGGCATCGGGATGCTTCTGACCGCTTCCGCCTTCGCCATCCTGGGCCTGGCGGGAAAGATGGGCGGCGACTACGGACAGGTCTCCCCCCTCTGGCTCGTCGCCGCTTACGCCGTGGTGACCCTTGGAGAATTGAACCTCTCCCCCATGGGCCTGGCCTTCTGCTCCAAGGTGGCCCCGCCTCGCCTGCGAGGACTCATGATGGGCATGTGGTTCGGCGCCACGGCTTGCGGCAACTACCTGGCCGGCGGCGTGGAACCCCTTTGGGACCGCTGGCCCCACAGCACCTTCTTCTTCTTCCTCGTGGCCACGAGCCTCTTCGCCGCGCTTCTCCTGCGGCTCGTGCTCAAGAAGGTCAACGCCGCCGCGGCCGCCTGA
- a CDS encoding DUF134 domain-containing protein, which produces MARPSQIRQIARRPAMRGFKPIGIPMADLPVLLLQLDELEALRLADREGLYQEEAAERMGVSRVTFGRILQRAHAKVAEALLEGKALLVGEGPVRFGSGAPGRCPIHGGPRRRGRACRCEGTQDEAGDRPNPESGGGE; this is translated from the coding sequence ATGGCCAGACCTTCACAGATCCGCCAGATTGCCCGCCGGCCTGCGATGCGAGGCTTCAAACCCATCGGAATCCCCATGGCCGATCTGCCGGTCCTCCTTCTCCAGCTCGACGAACTGGAGGCGCTTCGTCTCGCGGACCGCGAGGGGCTGTACCAGGAGGAGGCGGCCGAGCGCATGGGGGTATCGCGGGTGACCTTCGGGAGAATCCTCCAGCGGGCGCACGCCAAGGTCGCGGAGGCGCTCCTGGAGGGAAAGGCCCTCCTCGTCGGGGAAGGCCCGGTTCGCTTCGGATCCGGCGCGCCGGGCCGCTGCCCGATCCACGGGGGGCCGAGGCGTCGCGGGAGGGCCTGCCGGTGCGAAGGGACCCAGGATGAGGCCGGGGATCGTCCGAATCCAGAATCCGGCGGAGGGGAATGA
- a CDS encoding NifB/NifX family molybdenum-iron cluster-binding protein: MKIAVPMADGRFSDHFGGADSFGLFEVDEPARSIVSKASLQAPPHERGAFPRWLREQGAEVILAGGMGPRAAQMFEAYGIRVVAGVVARDPEIAVQEFLAGSLHTSGALCSGGHLHACGDHGHD; the protein is encoded by the coding sequence GTGAAAATAGCGGTCCCCATGGCGGATGGTCGGTTTTCCGATCACTTCGGCGGAGCGGACTCCTTCGGCCTGTTCGAGGTGGATGAACCGGCGCGGTCCATCGTTTCCAAGGCCTCCTTGCAGGCGCCTCCCCACGAGAGGGGCGCCTTTCCCCGGTGGCTTCGTGAACAGGGGGCCGAGGTCATCCTGGCCGGCGGCATGGGGCCCAGGGCCGCGCAGATGTTCGAAGCCTACGGAATCCGAGTCGTGGCGGGCGTCGTGGCGCGGGATCCTGAGATCGCCGTCCAGGAGTTCCTCGCCGGCTCCCTGCATACCTCCGGTGCCCTGTGCAGCGGTGGGCACCTCCACGCCTGCGGCGACCACGGCCACGATTGA
- the tsaA gene encoding tRNA (N6-threonylcarbamoyladenosine(37)-N6)-methyltransferase TrmO, translating to MSGYRGGPGRKAGGAARWMGTGGDSQGGPSPAVSSRGEKGTEVITFHPIGVVRTGHTDPDRTPIQPAFAEGCAGREEILPQYAEGLCDLEGFSHVYLLYHLHRAGPARLTVKPYLEDSERGVFATRAPCRPNPIGLSLVKLLRREGRVLNLEGLDILDGTPLLDIKPYSGRFDRIEASRDGWQEGLDDADALRRGRREGQGGRGPGPGRKMRRGGMRSDPGGRSESGR from the coding sequence ATGAGTGGATACCGTGGAGGGCCGGGGCGCAAAGCGGGTGGAGCCGCACGCTGGATGGGCACAGGAGGCGATTCGCAGGGCGGGCCTTCCCCAGCGGTGAGTTCCCGGGGGGAGAAGGGCACCGAGGTCATTACCTTCCATCCCATCGGCGTGGTTCGCACCGGCCACACGGACCCCGACAGAACGCCCATCCAGCCGGCCTTTGCGGAAGGCTGCGCGGGGCGGGAGGAAATCCTCCCCCAGTACGCCGAGGGTCTGTGCGACCTGGAGGGCTTCTCCCACGTGTACCTGCTCTACCACCTCCATCGGGCGGGCCCCGCCCGGTTGACGGTCAAACCGTACCTGGAGGACTCGGAGCGAGGGGTCTTCGCCACGCGCGCCCCGTGCCGCCCCAACCCCATCGGTCTGAGCCTCGTGAAGCTTTTGAGGCGAGAGGGGCGGGTTCTCAATCTGGAGGGCCTCGACATCCTGGACGGAACGCCCCTCCTGGACATCAAGCCCTACTCCGGGCGCTTCGATCGGATCGAGGCCAGCCGGGACGGGTGGCAGGAGGGGCTCGATGACGCAGATGCCCTGCGCCGAGGGCGGCGCGAAGGTCAAGGAGGCCGAGGGCCTGGGCCGGGCCGGAAAATGAGGCGCGGGGGGATGCGTTCCGATCCGGGTGGCAGATCAGAATCCGGGCGATAA
- a CDS encoding zinc-dependent alcohol dehydrogenase family protein, giving the protein MRAMVLDRIAPLTPDAEPLRLARAPAPEPGPGEVLLRVAACGVCHTELDEIEGRTPPPRLPVIPGHQVVGRVEAAGPGAGRFRIGDRVGVAWIYWACGECSACRGGDENLCAGFRATGRDADGGYAEFMAVPEAFAHPLPEALSDEAAAPLLCAGAVGFRSLRLAKVCDGEALGLTGFGASGHLVLDMARALYPNSPVYVWARSPGERDFARDRGAAWAGDTSEPPPEPCRAVIDTTPVWRPVVEALKHLLPGGRLVINAIRKEDHDRDALLSLDYARHLWMEREVKSVANVTRRDVEDFLALAARAGIRPEVEAFPLEGANQALRELKARKIRGAKVLRVSGAG; this is encoded by the coding sequence TTGCGCGCCATGGTGCTGGACCGGATCGCCCCCCTTACGCCGGATGCCGAGCCGCTCCGCCTCGCCCGGGCGCCCGCGCCGGAGCCGGGTCCCGGGGAGGTCCTCCTCCGCGTGGCGGCCTGCGGGGTCTGCCACACGGAACTCGACGAAATCGAAGGCCGGACCCCGCCTCCCCGTCTGCCGGTCATTCCCGGCCATCAGGTGGTGGGCCGGGTCGAGGCGGCCGGGCCTGGCGCCGGCCGGTTTCGCATCGGGGACCGCGTGGGCGTGGCGTGGATCTACTGGGCGTGCGGCGAATGTTCCGCGTGCCGGGGCGGAGACGAGAACCTGTGCGCGGGGTTCCGGGCCACGGGACGGGACGCCGACGGGGGCTACGCCGAGTTCATGGCGGTGCCCGAGGCCTTCGCCCACCCTCTGCCCGAGGCCCTTTCCGACGAGGCGGCGGCCCCCCTCCTCTGCGCGGGCGCCGTGGGGTTCCGGTCCCTGCGCCTCGCAAAGGTCTGCGACGGGGAGGCTCTCGGCCTCACGGGTTTCGGGGCCTCGGGGCACCTCGTCCTGGACATGGCCCGGGCCCTCTATCCGAACAGCCCCGTCTACGTCTGGGCCCGGAGCCCCGGGGAAAGGGACTTCGCGAGGGACCGGGGGGCGGCCTGGGCCGGGGATACCTCCGAGCCTCCGCCCGAGCCCTGCCGCGCCGTCATCGACACGACGCCCGTCTGGAGGCCCGTCGTCGAGGCCCTGAAGCACCTCCTGCCCGGGGGACGGCTGGTCATCAACGCCATCCGCAAGGAGGACCACGACCGCGACGCCCTTCTCTCCCTGGACTACGCCCGCCACCTCTGGATGGAACGGGAGGTCAAGAGCGTGGCCAACGTGACCCGGAGGGACGTGGAGGACTTTCTCGCCCTCGCCGCCAGGGCGGGGATCCGGCCCGAGGTGGAAGCATTCCCTCTGGAGGGGGCCAATCAGGCTCTTCGGGAACTCAAGGCCCGCAAAATCCGAGGCGCCAAGGTCCTTCGCGTTTCGGGCGCGGGCTGA
- a CDS encoding MBL fold metallo-hydrolase: MAPAWGWSESGGVTSWWGQARLLTYRLKVYVYAVDDLLVDAGSWSLRGPFWAFFEGRMPRRVALTHMHEDHCGNAAALAERGAAILAPAAGLAQAAVEPRLPLYRRLIWGRRPAFPALPLPGLLETDRHAFRVLPGPGHTADHVLFHEPSRGWLFTGDFFLTATPRVIFQDEDLRVTLETLEKLSSLDFETLFDTHQGPLENGPALLRRKRDYLLDLRGRVSALREAGLSDQAIDRRLFPRKPLITHVSRGEWSSLHMVRTVGRGEGE; the protein is encoded by the coding sequence TTGGCGCCCGCGTGGGGATGGAGCGAGTCGGGGGGCGTGACGTCGTGGTGGGGCCAGGCCCGGCTCCTGACCTACCGGCTCAAGGTCTACGTCTACGCCGTGGACGACCTGCTGGTGGACGCGGGCTCCTGGAGCCTCCGCGGGCCCTTCTGGGCCTTCTTCGAGGGCCGGATGCCCCGCCGGGTCGCCCTCACCCATATGCACGAGGACCACTGCGGCAACGCCGCCGCCCTCGCCGAGCGCGGCGCCGCCATCCTGGCCCCCGCCGCCGGGCTGGCCCAGGCCGCCGTCGAGCCCCGCCTTCCCCTGTACCGGCGCCTCATCTGGGGCCGCCGCCCCGCGTTTCCGGCCCTTCCCCTCCCCGGCCTCCTGGAGACCGATCGCCATGCCTTCCGCGTCCTTCCGGGGCCGGGGCACACGGCGGACCACGTCCTCTTCCACGAACCTTCCCGCGGCTGGCTCTTCACCGGGGATTTCTTCCTCACCGCCACCCCGCGCGTCATCTTTCAGGACGAGGACCTTCGCGTCACGCTGGAAACCCTCGAAAAGCTTTCGTCCCTGGATTTCGAGACCCTCTTCGACACCCACCAGGGTCCCCTCGAAAACGGGCCGGCCCTCCTGAGGCGCAAGCGGGACTACCTCCTGGACCTGCGGGGGCGCGTGTCCGCCCTGCGCGAAGCGGGTCTCTCGGACCAGGCCATCGACCGCCGCCTCTTTCCACGAAAACCGCTCATCACCCACGTCTCCCGGGGCGAATGGTCCTCTCTTCACATGGTGCGAACGGTGGGGAGGGGAGAAGGTGAGTAG
- a CDS encoding transglycosylase SLT domain-containing protein gives MMPLAHLRQLPRFDAYDSLFKAAASRYFGAHPYPWQRLKAQAIQESMLDPNARNARTGAVGLMQLLPGTDRWIDDDLDATDPEGNIENGAALMAYLCGIGTQVPLRNGGSRAFGWYRGFLDCPWPERMRFALAGYNAGWGHVGGPKRPNARSLAYLEGKDSSRWAVVAPYLRQVTGANAAETLHYVEAIEQYTRILLEAHL, from the coding sequence ATGATGCCCCTCGCGCACCTTCGCCAGCTCCCGCGGTTCGACGCCTACGACAGCCTGTTCAAGGCCGCCGCCTCGCGGTACTTCGGCGCGCATCCGTACCCGTGGCAGAGGCTCAAGGCCCAAGCCATCCAGGAATCCATGCTGGATCCGAACGCCCGCAACGCGCGCACCGGGGCCGTGGGCCTCATGCAGCTCCTTCCGGGGACCGACCGATGGATCGACGACGACCTGGACGCGACGGACCCCGAGGGCAACATCGAGAACGGCGCCGCCCTCATGGCCTACCTGTGCGGCATCGGGACGCAAGTGCCCCTCCGCAACGGTGGTTCGAGGGCCTTCGGGTGGTACCGCGGCTTCCTCGACTGCCCTTGGCCCGAGCGGATGCGCTTCGCCCTGGCCGGGTACAACGCGGGATGGGGGCATGTGGGGGGACCGAAGCGGCCCAACGCCCGGAGCCTGGCCTACCTGGAGGGGAAAGACTCCAGCCGCTGGGCGGTGGTGGCGCCCTACCTCCGCCAGGTCACGGGGGCGAACGCGGCCGAGACGCTCCACTACGTCGAGGCCATCGAGCAGTACACCCGGATCCTCCTGGAGGCGCACCTATGA
- a CDS encoding DUF3168 domain-containing protein, translated as MANAAVLASIRTWLLASAGVAALVGARIHVSRADVSGVVPALALELGGGSGALNPGIDQVEIRVNAWSSVSWSEALAALDAAADALRNKTFRDGLPAPALSVIRVGAPSQISDQTYFHAQLSVTVLARGGA; from the coding sequence ATGGCTAACGCCGCCGTGCTCGCCTCCATCCGGACATGGCTCCTGGCGTCCGCCGGCGTCGCGGCCCTCGTGGGCGCGCGCATCCACGTCAGCCGCGCCGACGTGTCCGGCGTGGTGCCCGCCCTCGCCCTCGAGCTCGGGGGCGGATCCGGTGCGCTGAACCCGGGCATCGACCAGGTCGAGATCCGCGTGAACGCCTGGTCCTCGGTGTCCTGGTCCGAGGCCCTCGCGGCCCTCGACGCGGCGGCCGACGCCCTTCGGAACAAGACCTTCCGCGACGGGCTCCCGGCGCCAGCGCTCTCCGTGATCCGCGTGGGGGCCCCCTCGCAAATCAGCGATCAAACGTACTTCCACGCCCAACTGAGCGTCACCGTGCTCGCCCGGGGAGGGGCCTGA